In Spinacia oleracea cultivar Varoflay chromosome 5, BTI_SOV_V1, whole genome shotgun sequence, a single window of DNA contains:
- the LOC130460797 gene encoding trypsin/subtilisin inhibitor-like, which translates to MESDLCPSGKLSWPELNGMKGEEAAKIIKEENPRVNPIVWDKPWIPLNYDCYRVFVIVDSDAWNRHSSSNGRLSKPSNKCVHIKLKYGVMDKYVYQYVLSLAIRIM; encoded by the exons ATGGAATCAGATTTATGCCCATCTG GAAAACTTAGCTGGCCAGAGCTGAACGGGATGAAGGGAGAAGAAGCAGCAAAAATCATTAAGGAAGAAAACCCTCGTGTTAATCCCATTGTTTGGGATAAACCTTGGATCCCACTCAACTACGACTGCTACCGTGTCTTTGTCATTGTTGATTCTGATGCATGGAATCGTCATTCGTCCTCCAATGGCCGGTTAAGCAAGCCAAGTAATAAATGCGTACACATAAAATTGAAGTACGGAGTAATGGATAAATATGTGTACCAGTATGTGTTAAGCCTAGCTATTCGCATAATGTAG